One Tolypothrix bouteillei VB521301 DNA window includes the following coding sequences:
- a CDS encoding type II toxin-antitoxin system HicA family toxin, with the protein MSKLKKLVEQFLKQPPEVRFQDVRYLLEAFGFEEKRSKGSHHSFRTPKVELLLYPKQEDKKLKKFMYNK; encoded by the coding sequence ATGAGCAAACTAAAAAAATTAGTAGAGCAATTTCTCAAACAGCCTCCAGAAGTGCGGTTTCAGGACGTGCGCTATCTGTTGGAAGCTTTTGGCTTTGAAGAAAAAAGGTCTAAGGGTAGTCATCATAGTTTTCGGACTCCCAAGGTAGAACTGTTACTGTACCCAAAACAGGAGGACAAAAAGTTAAAAAAGTTTATGTACAACAAATAG
- a CDS encoding type II toxin-antitoxin system HicB family antitoxin, giving the protein MKTLNQKKKPIEKPSLEYYLNLQYPVTLYPDAEGGYVAQIKDLPGCLTQGETLEETMANINEARELWIETAHSAGDDIPLPSGDDSYSGKLLVRMPKSLHRRLAETAEREGVSLNQYIVSLLSAIT; this is encoded by the coding sequence ATGAAGACACTAAACCAGAAGAAGAAGCCGATTGAAAAGCCGTCCCTAGAATACTATTTAAATCTTCAATACCCCGTAACACTTTACCCTGATGCAGAGGGAGGATACGTAGCTCAAATCAAAGATTTACCTGGATGTCTCACCCAAGGTGAAACCCTAGAAGAGACAATGGCAAACATTAATGAGGCGCGGGAATTGTGGATTGAGACAGCACATTCGGCTGGTGACGATATTCCTTTACCTAGTGGTGATGATAGCTACAGTGGTAAGTTATTGGTGCGAATGCCGAAGTCATTGCATCGCCGTTTAGCTGAAACTGCTGAACGAGAAGGTGTAAGTCTGAACCAGTATATTGTATCCTTATTGAGTGCAATTACGTAA
- a CDS encoding acyl carrier protein, producing MNIEATVFRLLRDSMGKPDRKLVLSDRLIKDLQIDCDDLIFAYIIPLMQQLDIDIPDPEWLEIYTVGDIIYLLKKYKKIQEEARKRADTDWKNKSPVRWVTGRLDLNKPVLTKGLIFYPRYCFITYPEHENFYDTYNQRIDELIDREGIPDWSPLKRIPERAIALEILTKTGQNLSNFTHSSIVEKNLIKSVLNKWESGQPVIWSRLPDKAILLLGGNVSEKVGRIDVLDTEHMAWLASLEFLRKHCPTMPWDVQAN from the coding sequence TTGAATATTGAAGCAACTGTTTTTCGCCTTCTTAGAGATAGCATGGGCAAGCCAGACAGAAAGTTGGTGCTATCAGACCGTTTAATTAAGGATTTACAAATTGATTGTGACGATCTTATTTTTGCATATATTATACCTTTAATGCAGCAACTAGATATTGACATTCCAGATCCAGAATGGCTTGAGATTTATACTGTTGGAGATATAATTTATTTGCTGAAGAAATATAAAAAAATTCAAGAAGAAGCTCGCAAGCGAGCTGATACAGATTGGAAAAATAAAAGCCCCGTGCGTTGGGTGACTGGACGTTTAGATCTCAATAAGCCTGTTCTTACAAAAGGGCTGATTTTCTACCCGCGCTATTGTTTTATCACTTACCCCGAACATGAAAATTTTTATGACACTTATAACCAGAGGATTGATGAGTTAATCGATAGGGAGGGAATACCCGATTGGTCGCCGTTAAAACGCATTCCAGAAAGAGCGATCGCTCTGGAAATTCTCACAAAAACTGGGCAAAATCTATCAAACTTTACTCATTCTTCCATAGTTGAAAAAAATTTGATAAAGAGCGTATTAAATAAATGGGAATCGGGTCAACCTGTGATTTGGTCTCGCCTTCCAGACAAAGCAATACTATTATTAGGAGGCAATGTTAGTGAAAAAGTAGGACGAATTGATGTGTTAGATACCGAACATATGGCATGGTTAGCCTCATTAGAGTTTCTTCGCAAACACTGCCCAACCATGCCTTGGGATGTCCAAGCAAATTGA
- a CDS encoding cupin domain-containing protein, producing MRNLTMLSSQLHWQPQKINENLSIRVAVLPTQTWYETEFTGISFFCFESDNEVQDHPVTMLTRFAPGGFFSLHGHPGGEEILVLEGNFADETGIHTPGTYMLNPEGFVHHPYSEESCLTFVKLRQHGGQNRQQVRKNIYQLPWQPGIIPQIEVKSLYEQMSFPDKVWIERWQPGTALLNVVESEVKEIFVIEGTWSDELGNYQAGSWLRYPPGCSYSPSSATGCMVYIKTYPIDATRFIVGKDF from the coding sequence ATGCGAAACCTGACAATGCTATCTTCTCAACTGCACTGGCAACCTCAAAAAATTAACGAAAATTTATCAATACGTGTAGCAGTATTACCAACTCAAACCTGGTATGAAACAGAGTTTACCGGGATATCGTTTTTTTGCTTTGAGTCCGATAATGAAGTTCAAGATCATCCAGTAACGATGTTGACTCGATTCGCTCCTGGTGGCTTTTTCAGCCTGCACGGACACCCTGGAGGAGAAGAAATTTTAGTACTCGAAGGAAACTTTGCTGACGAAACAGGTATCCATACGCCAGGAACTTACATGCTCAATCCTGAAGGGTTTGTCCATCACCCCTACAGCGAAGAGAGTTGTCTGACTTTTGTTAAATTACGCCAACATGGTGGACAAAATCGTCAGCAAGTGCGAAAGAATATTTACCAGTTACCCTGGCAGCCGGGTATTATCCCTCAAATTGAGGTGAAGTCCCTCTATGAGCAAATGAGTTTTCCTGACAAAGTCTGGATTGAGCGCTGGCAACCAGGCACAGCATTGTTGAATGTAGTCGAGTCTGAGGTGAAAGAAATCTTTGTCATAGAAGGAACTTGGAGTGATGAGTTAGGAAATTATCAGGCTGGGAGTTGGCTGCGGTATCCACCCGGTTGCTCCTATAGTCCCTCGTCAGCAACAGGTTGTATGGTATATATTAAGACTTATCCTATAGATGCAACGAGATTTATCGTTGGAAAAGATTTTTGA
- a CDS encoding 5-(carboxyamino)imidazole ribonucleotide synthase, producing MKRVGIIGGGQLAWMMGSAARELGVELLIQTPGANDPAVSVAKEVIFAPVDDANATAILAQKSDVITFENEFVNIDALLKLAEQGVCFRPRLEALSPLLDKYHQRCYLRELGLPVPKFVNIPQQEEEVGRSADLVSNTQLGFPVVLKARRHGYDGQGTFIVKEPSELDRKLNSASKNVSGYLLEEYVPFERELAVIAARSTNGEVMTYPVVETQQEEQVCRRVIAPADIPERVALEIEDIARTLLNSLQAVGVFGIELFLRADGKVLVNELAPRTHNSGHFSLDACKTSQFEQHLRAVCDLPLGNTAMICPSAVMVNLLGYENSQSDYTDKRQQIEQIPQAYVHWYGKNESRPGRKLGHVTVLLDSQNRDRTMEIARNVESIWYSK from the coding sequence ATCAAACGTGTTGGTATAATCGGGGGCGGACAATTAGCATGGATGATGGGAAGTGCCGCCAGAGAGTTAGGAGTGGAATTACTGATTCAAACTCCTGGCGCAAACGATCCTGCAGTATCCGTGGCTAAAGAGGTTATTTTTGCTCCAGTTGATGATGCTAACGCTACAGCAATACTCGCTCAAAAGTCTGATGTCATTACTTTTGAGAATGAGTTTGTTAACATAGATGCTTTATTAAAACTAGCCGAGCAAGGAGTTTGTTTTCGTCCCAGATTGGAAGCTTTAAGCCCTCTTTTAGATAAATATCACCAACGCTGTTATTTACGAGAATTGGGTTTACCCGTTCCGAAGTTTGTTAATATTCCCCAACAAGAGGAAGAGGTTGGGAGAAGCGCAGACTTAGTCTCTAACACACAGCTGGGTTTTCCAGTCGTTTTGAAAGCTCGCCGTCACGGTTATGACGGTCAGGGAACTTTCATTGTTAAAGAACCATCCGAGCTAGACCGAAAACTGAATTCAGCTTCAAAAAATGTTTCTGGTTATTTATTAGAAGAATACGTTCCTTTTGAGCGAGAACTCGCAGTCATCGCCGCACGTTCTACCAATGGTGAGGTTATGACTTACCCAGTGGTGGAAACCCAGCAGGAAGAACAGGTTTGCCGTCGAGTCATTGCACCGGCTGATATTCCAGAACGAGTTGCTTTGGAAATAGAGGATATTGCTCGTACTTTGCTTAACAGCTTGCAAGCTGTGGGAGTTTTTGGAATTGAATTATTCCTTAGGGCGGATGGCAAAGTACTGGTTAATGAATTAGCACCCCGGACTCACAATTCCGGGCATTTTTCTCTGGATGCTTGTAAAACGTCCCAATTTGAGCAGCACTTAAGAGCAGTTTGCGATCTCCCTCTAGGGAACACGGCAATGATTTGCCCCAGTGCTGTTATGGTTAATCTCTTGGGATATGAAAATTCTCAAAGCGACTATACAGACAAACGCCAGCAAATAGAGCAAATCCCCCAAGCATACGTCCACTGGTATGGCAAGAATGAATCCCGTCCGGGACGCAAACTCGGACACGTAACCGTTTTGCTGGATTCGCAAAACCGCGATCGCACAATGGAGATCGCCCGTAATGTAGAATCCATCTGGTATTCAAAGTAA